From the genome of Penaeus monodon isolate SGIC_2016 chromosome 16, NSTDA_Pmon_1, whole genome shotgun sequence, one region includes:
- the LOC119582440 gene encoding splicing factor 3A subunit 2-like, producing MDFQHRAGGKTGGGGQASWSESNRDRRERLRQLALETIDLNKDPYFMKNHLGSYECKLCLTLHNNEGSYLAHTQGKKHQTNLARRAAKEAKEAPAQPAPEKPRVEMKKFVKIGRPGYRVTKQRDPETGQQSLLFQIDYPEIADNVAPRHRFMSAYEQKVEPPDRKWQYLLFAAEPYETIAFKVPSREVDKSWTTWNKETKQFFLQFAFKIDPKAKMVPPAPPPIAGPPGPPGPPGPPGPPGPPGMPPPPGLPPRPAMMPPGPPPPGMPPPPGPPGMPPPPPMRPPMRPMMPPPPGPPGPHGPHGMRPPPPGMGPPPGMRGPPPPPGGNLPPPPPPFNPVPPPPPSGGVPPPPPPKN from the coding sequence ATGGATTTTCAGCATCGAGCAGGAGGGAAGACCGGAGGCGGTGGTCAGGCCTCTTGGTCGGAGAGCAACAGAGACCGACGCGAACGCCTCCGCCAGCTTGCCCTAGAAACGATTGACCTCAACAAGGATCCTTATTTTATGAAAAACCACCTGGGGTCATATGAGTGCAAATTGTGTCTGACTCTTCATAACAATGAGGGAAGTTACTTGGCTCACACACAGGGAAAGAAGCATCAGACAAACTTGGCCAGACGTGCAGCAAAGGAAGCCAAAGAAGCCCCTGCTCAGCCGGCCCCAGAGAAGCCTAGGGTGGAAATGAAAAAGTTTGTTAAGATCGGTCGGCCGGGTTATCGCGTCACGAAACAGAGAGACCCAGAAACGGGACAGCAAAGTCTGCTCTTCCAGATTGACTATCCAGAAATAGCCGATAATGTGGCTCCACGTCACCGCTTCATGTCTGCCTACGAGCAGAAAGTGGAGCCTCCAGATCGTAAATGGCAGTACCTCCTCTTTGCAGCTGAGCCTTATGAAACTATAGCCTTCAAAGTACCCAGCAGAGAAGTTGATAAATCATGGACGACCTGGAACAAAGAGACAAAACAGTTTTTCTTGCAGTTTGCCTTCAAGATTGATCCAAAGGCCAAGATGGTTCCTCCTGCACCACCACCCATAGCTGGTCCACCAGGTCCTCCCGGACCTCCTGGCCCACCGGGGCCACCTGGACCTCCAGGTATGCCTCCTCCACCAGGGCTGCCTCCACGGCCAGCCATGATGCCCCCCGGCCCACCCCCTCCGGGCATGCCTCCTCCCCCAGGCCCTCCAGGaatgccacccccacccccaatgaGGCCTCCAATGAGACCTATGATgccccctcccccaggcccccCTGGCCCTCATGGTCCTCACGGCATGCGGCCACCTCCTCCTGGCATGGGTCCTCCGCCTGGCATGCgaggccctcctcctcctcctgggggcaacctccctccccctccacctccattcAACCCtgtgccccctcctcctccatctggtGGAgtgcctcctccaccaccacccaaaaactaA